One part of the Rutidosis leptorrhynchoides isolate AG116_Rl617_1_P2 chromosome 1, CSIRO_AGI_Rlap_v1, whole genome shotgun sequence genome encodes these proteins:
- the LOC139886617 gene encoding uncharacterized protein isoform X1 produces the protein MIPLSQRLSTEIRFLFESLNESNSESVLRELSQYVDYGTDGSILLLETCLDHFNVYGRDLKSTRLEPVVSSLFRKMLEKPEFSTVFTMSVMPAAITENFLHDLSFALQLSAYEQLGFGLALIESDNNDIRMAGKNFCMGQIEELCATQSSLHASDSVQDVLLFLDQSEVLSKHVDLFMHMVSLVQFDKDSEFILNPLMSDEFEDLNVFRNVDFIFEGNDNEFDVIRAETEREINMSDLLKELGYNCTLNVSLCKDLLSPFSPLTEVTVSKIFGTIVRSDAVSQDHENAFSTFYSASGRGIMPDVPSLTSWNIGVLIESIKQLAPGISWCSVIEYLDHEGFYIPDESAFSALISCYRHASQDPFPLAAVCGNVWRNMEGQLSFLKYAVSAPPEVFTFAHCKRQLANVDAVNSYKFQSGHANHAWLCLDLLEVLCQLAERGLAKSVRSLLEYPIKHCPEVLLFGMAHVNTSYNLIQHEVSLAVLPVILKDASLGGILLHLWHVNPSLFLRIINDALNMDAENINSVLDICQELKIVTPVLDMVPMSLGIKLAALASRKDLIDLEKWLSLNLSTFRDAFVEECLRFLKEVEFGAQESPNRLHTSGNIWSLFMETAPVFSKVVQPHAGLLSSNLRAKEMERLLLKFTNSTRLKNNGGTDSSTSETYADDIETEANSYFQQMFSSKLTVDEMIQKLARFKESSDKREHSIFECMIANLFEEYKFLNKYPERQLKLAAVLFGLLIKNQLVTHLTLGIALRAVLDALRKPADSKMFAFGTTALEKFVDRLAEWPQYCQHILQISHLRATHPELVTFIERILSRISSGHPESDAAHSPANTIPLSNVEMPGPSFSVIGSGDAQLGSQSSSPIPFQQRNHSYLDERHRASVTSSNFMKPNLPAVGQVSVTLANDPVSIPKPQNVVTSSSALASSPAFVRPSRSVTSARFGAALNIETLVAAAERRETPVEAPPSETQDKISFIINNLSAANIEAKAKEFTEVLKEQYYPWFAQYMVMKRASIEPNFHDLYLKFLEKANSKALTKEIVQATYENCKVLLGSELIKSSSEERSLLKNLGGWLGKITISRNHVLRAREIDPKSLIIEAYEKGLMIAVIPFTSKILEACHNSLAYQPPNPWTMGILGLLAELYAMPNLKLNLKFEIEVLFKNLNVDLKVVNPSSLLKDRVREVEGNPDFSTKDVGLVQQPVPQEVKPNMVSSLNQVELPVEVGNSSHTGGHSRILPQYAAAPPHLPTATLSEDEKMAALGLPDKLPSAQGHLQPQMPFPVGQLPSSSMDQQVIINPKLQALGLHLHFQSVLGLSMELAIKDIVVSIVQRSVSIATQTTKELVLKDYAMESDESRIHSAAHLMVASLAGSLAHVTCKEPLRGSISSQLRNNLQTLNLNIGSELLEHAIQLVTNDNLDLGCALIEQAATEKAVQTIDGELAPQLSIRRKQREGVGSAYFDANIYKQGHVGVLPEALRPKPGRLSHSQQRVYEDFVRLPWQNQSNQSSNAVPVGPSAPPGNGAIHRGYSSASGQLNSGVFSSSLGHSTINDIEDMEPTSVKLLSGSSIHSGVGGGIGPHSFENEAVQSSISSVSAPELHLPESSSVSKELLVPSATDRNTSASAEPLTTKDALDKYQSISEKLESMIATDAKEAEIQSVIGEVTGVILRCISRDEAASAVAQKVFQGLYENAANTAHVGAHIAMLSAIRDLSKLVGKELTTWVIYSDEDRKFNKDITIGLIRRDLLNLAEYNVHMAKLLDAGKNKVAIEFAVSLIQAMLASDARVISELHNLVDALAKLATRPDASEALQQLVDSIRQPKDKKVDTNVLETSEPDLAFREQVSRVFADWYRINELPGVNDQIAARFVLQLQQTGLLKADDVSDHFFRILLDIAVHHCITSEGAVQSHQQTQTLSFLAIDIYASLVFAILKFSSIDHALSKLALLSKVLAVTVRFIQKDAEERKSSFNPRPYFRLFIDWLLDLNTLDPVFEGASFQVLTALATSFHALQPLRVPAFSFVWLELISHRNFMPKLLSGNGQKGWPYFQRLLVDLFQFMEPFLRNAELGEPVRFLYKGTLRVLLVLLHDFPEFLCDYHFSLCDIIPPSCIQMRNIVLSAFPRNMRLPDPSTPNLKIDLLAEISQSPRILSEVDAALKAKQMKNDVDEYLKAKPQGSQFIPELKQKLLLSPTVAARAGTRYNVPLMNSLVLYVGMQAIQQLQARTPHGQPMTSNASLQILFVGAALDIFQALIFELDTEGRYLFLNAVANQLRYPNNHTHYFSFILLYLFSETNQEAIQEQITRVLLERLIVNRPHPWGLLITFIELIKNPRYNFWSRSFTRCVPEIEKLFESVSRSCGGPKPVDDNVVAGGISDTLH, from the exons ATGATTCCGTTGTCACAAAGACTTTCAACTGAAATACGGTTCCTATTCGAGAGCTTGAACGAATCCAATTCCGAATCCGTTCTTCGCGAACTATCTCAG TATGTTGATTATGGAACGGACGGAAGTATTTTGCTTCTGGAGACCTGTTTGGATCACTTTAATGTTTATGGAAGGGACTTGAAAAGTACTCGTTTAGAGCCTGTAGTTTCTTCACTTTTTAGAAAAATGTTGGAAAAGCCAGAATTTAGTACTGTATTCACCATGTCAGTAATGCCAGCAGCAATCACTGAAAACTTTTTGCATGATTTATCTTTTGCACTACAACTATCTGCGTATGAGCAGCTTGGATTTGGTCTGGCTTTGATAGAGTCAGATAATAATGACATCAGAATGGCTG GAAAGAACTTTTGTATGGGTCAGATTGAGGAATTGTGTGCTACCCAATCTTCTCTGCATGCCTCTGACTCTGTTCAGGATGTATTACTGTTTCTTGATCAATCTGAAGTCCTTTCTAAACATGTGGATTTATTTATGCATATGGTTTCTCTGGTTCAGTTTGATAAGGATTCAGAGTTTATTTTAAATCCTCTTATGtccgatgaatttgaagacttgAACGTATTTAG GAATGTGGATTTTATCTTTGAAGGCAATGACAATGAGTTTGATGTTATCCGGGCAGAAACAGAGAGGGAGATAAACATGTCTGACCTGTTAAAAGAGTTGGGCTATAATTGCACCTTAAACGTATCACTATGCAAAGACTTGTTATCCCCGTTTTCACCGTTAACCGAAGTCACCGTCTCCAAGATATTTGGCACTATTGTTCGATCTGATGCCGTTTCTCAAGACCATGAAAATGCATTTTCAACATTTTATTCTGCTTCTGGTAGAGGGATTATGCCTGATGTTCCCTCATTGACTTCTTGGAACATTGGTGTCCTGATTGAATCAATCAAGCAGCTT GCCCCTGGAATCAGCTGGTGTAGTGTGATCGAGTACCTTGATCATGAAGGTTTCTACATCCCGGATGAGTCAGCATTTTCAGCACTGATTTCGTGTTACAGACATGCATCACAG GATCCCTTTCCTTTGGCTGCTGTTTGTGGCAATGTTTGGAGAAATATGGAGGGTCAACTATCTTTTCTGAAGTATGCTGTTTCTGCACCCCCTGAAGTGTTCACGTTTGCACACTGCAAACGACAATTG GCAAATGTTGATGCAGTTAATAGTTACAAGTTTCAATCTGGTCATGCGAATCATGCTTGGTTATGCCTGGACCTTTTGGAGGTCTTGTGCCAGTTAGCTGAGAGAGGCCTTGCAAAGTCTGTTCGATCGCTGCTTGAATATCCTATTAAGCATTGCCCTGAAGTGCTGCTATTTGGGATGGCCCATGTTAAT ACATCATATAATCTCATTCAACATGAAGTTTCTTTGGCTGTTCTTCCTGTGATACTTAAAGATGCATCTCTGGGTGGAATTCTGCTCCATCTTTGGCATGTAAACCCTTCTTTATTCTTGAGAATAATAAATGATGCACTGAACATGGATGCCGAAAACATTAACAGTGTCTTGGATATATGCCAGGAGTTAAAG ATTGTTACTCCTGTATTGGATATGGTACCCATGTCTTTGGGTATTAAGCTGGCTGCTTTGGCTTCTCGAAAAGACCTCATTGATCTAGAGAAGTGGTTAAGCTTAAATCTAAGCACTTTCAGAGATGCTTTCGTTGAG GAGTGCCTTCGATTCCTGAAGGAGGTCGAGTTTGGTGCTCAAGAATCGCCCAATCGTTTGCATACCTCTGGTAACATCTGGAGTCTTTTTATGGAGACAGCGCCTGTGTTTTCGAAG GTCGTTCAACCACATGCGGGCTTGCTCTCATCTAACCTACGTGCTAAGGAAATGGAAAGACTACTTTTGAAGTTCACGAACAGTACAAGGTTGAAAAACAATGGTGGTACTGATTCATCAACATCTGAAACATATGCGGATGATATAGAGACCGAGGCTAACTCTTATTTCCAGCAAATGTTCTCTAGTAAGTTGACCGTTGATGAAATGATTCAAAAGCTGGCCCGATTCAAGGAATCATCTGATAAAAG GGAACATTCAATATTTGAGTGTATGATTGCGAATCTGTTTGAAGAGTACAAATTTCTCAACAAATACCCTGAAAGACAACTTAAACTCGCTGCAGTTCTTTTTG GTTTGCTTATTAAGAATCAACTGGTGACACATCTTACACTTGGTATTGCCTTACGAGCTGTTTTGGATGCCTTGCGTAAACCTGCTGATTCCAAA ATGTTTGCGTTTGGTACAACGGCTTTGGAGAAATTTGTGGATCGTCTGGCTGAGTGGCCACAATACTGCCAGCATATCTTACAAATATCGCATCTACGTGCTACTCATCCCGAGCTTGTAACTTTCATTGAAAGGATACTTAGCAGGATTTCATCAGGTCATCCCGAATCAGATGCAGCCCATAGTCCTGCTAATACTATCCCACTATCAAATGTTGAG ATGCCGGGTCCATCTTTCTCTGTGATTGGATCTGGCGATGCCCAGCTTGGCTCTCAATCATCTTCCCCAATCCCGTTTCAACAGAGGAACCATAGTTATTTGGATGAAAGACACAGAGCCTCTGTAACCTCATCCAACTTTATGAAGCCAAACTTACCTGCTGTAGGCCAAGTCTCAGTTACTCTAGCAAACGATCCTGTTAGCATCCCAAAG CCTCAGAATGTAGTTACTTCTTCATCTGCATTGGCCTCTTCTCCTGCTTTTGTTCGTCCATCTAGATCAGTTACTTCGGCAA GATTTGGGGCCGCTTTGAATATTGAAACACTTGTTGCTGCTGCTGAACGCAGAGAAACTCCCGTAGAG GCCCCACCATCAGAAACTCAAGATAAGATTTCATTTATAATCAATAATTTATCGGCTGCCAACATTGAAGCCAAAGCTAAGGAATTCACCGAAGTTCTTAAAGAACAATACTATCCTTGGTTTGCGCAGTACATGGTCATGAAAAG AGCGAGTATTGAACCAAATTTTCACGACTTGTACCTGAAGTTTCTTGAGAAAGCAAACTCAAAAGCTTTGACCAAAGAGATTGTTCAAGCCACATATGAGAACTGCAAG GTTCTTCTAGGTTCTGAACTTATTAAGTCCAGTTCGGAAGAACGTTCATTGCTGAAGAATCTTGGAGGGTGGCTGGGAAAGATCACAATTAGTAGAAACCATGTTCTGCGTGCTAGGGAGATTGATCCAAAGTCTTTAATTATTGAG GCATATGAAAAGGGTTTGATGATTGCAGTGATCCCATTTACTTCCAAG ATTTTAGAGGCATGCCATAACAGCCTAGCATATCAACCTCCCAATCCTTGGACCATGGGAATTCTCGGATTACTTGCTGAATTATATGCAATGCCAAATCTTAAATTGAATCTCAAGTTTGAAATTGAG GTTTTGTTTAAGAATCTTAATGTGGATCTGAAAGTAGTAAATCCATCATCCCTTCTCAAGGACAGAGTGAGAGAAGTTGAGGGCAATCCTGACTTCTCTACAAAGGATGTTGGATTGGTTCAGCAACCGGTTCCTCAGGAAGTAAAACCGAACATGGTATCGAGCCTGAATCAAGTCGAATTACCAGTCGAAGTTGGTAATTCATCTCATACAGGTGGTCATTCGCGAATATTGCCTCAG TATGCTGCTGCTCCTCCCCATCTTCCTACCGCTACTTTAAGTGAGGATGAGAAGATGGCAGCTTTAGGTTTACCTGATAAGCTTCCATCTGCTCAAGGACATCTACAACCTCAGATGCCCTTCCCCGTTGGTCAG CTACCCTCATCGAGTATGGACCAGCAAGTTATTATTAATCCTAAGCTTCAAGCTCTGGGCCTGCATTTGCACTTTCAGAG TGTGCTTGGATTGTCCATGGAGCTGGCTATCAAAGATATAGTTGTCAGCATCGTACAGCGTAGTGTATCCATTGCTACTCAGACAACAAAGGAACTTGTCTTAAAG GACTATGCTATGGAGTCGGATGAGAGCCGTATTCACAGTGCTGCTCATCTCATGGTTGCAAGTTTGGCTGGAAGTCTAGCCCATGTGACGTGCAAG GAACCTCTGCGCGGTTCAATATCAAGTCAGCTAAGAAACAATCTTCAGACTCTGAATTTGAATATTGGAAGTGAACTCCTTGAACATGCAATTCAGCTTGTTACCAATGACAACCTCGACTTGGGGTGTGCATTAATTGAACAGGCTGCTACTGAAAAG GCTGTACAAACAATAGATGGTGAACTTGCGCCTCAACTTTCGATAAGAAGAAAGCAGAGAGAAGGGGTAGGGTCCGCCTATTTTGATGCAAACATATATAAACAAGGTCACGTAGGAGTCCTACCAGAAGCTCTGCGTCCTAAACCTGGTCGCTTATCCCATTCTCAACAACGGGTTTATGAG GATTTTGTTCGCTTACCCTGGCAAAATCAGTCTAACCAGAGCTCAAATGCTGTGCCTGTGGGTCCCTCTGCCCCACCAGGAAACGGTGCTATACACCGTGGGTACAGTTCAGCTTCAGGTCAACTGAACTCTGGCGTTTTTTCATCTAGCCTAGGACACTCTACTATCAATGACATTGAAGATATGGAGCCTACTTCAGTCAAACTCCTTAG TGGTTCGTCAATACATAGTGGTGTGGGTGGTGGTATTGGTCCTCACAGCTTTGAGAATGAAGCTGTACAGTCTTCAATTTCTTCAGTGTCAGCTCCTGAACTGCACCTACCAGAATCTTCTAGTGTTTCCAAA GAACTGCTTGTGCCTTCTGCTACAGATCGCAATACGAGTGCCTCAGCTGAACCATTGACTACCAAAGACGCATTGGACAAGTACCAGTCTATCTCAGAGAAG CTGGAATCTATGATAGCCACCGATGCTAAAGAAGCCGAAATTCAG TCTGTTATTGGTGAGGTGACGGGGGTCATTCTTAGATGCATTAGTCGGGATGAAGCTGCCTCAGCTGTGGCTCAGAAG GTCTTCCAAGGTTTGTATGAAAATGCAGCAAACACCGCTCATGTTGGTGCTCATATTGCTATGTTATCTGCCATTCGCGATCTTAGCAAGCTTGTTGGGAAAGAACTGACTACTTGG GTAATATACTCTGATGAAGATAGGAAATTCAACAAAGATATTACGATTGGCTTAATCCGTAGGGATTTGTTGAACCTTGCGGAGTATAACGTTCACATGGCAAAGCTTCTTGATGCGGGAAAGAACA AAGTGGCAATAGAATTTGCAGTTTCATTAATCCAAGCAATGCTAGCTAGTGACGCAAGAGTAATATCTGAACTTCATAATCTTGTTGATGCATTGGCAAAG CTTGCAACAAGGCCTGATGCTTCTGAGGCCCTACAACAGCTTGTTGATTCTATCAGACAGCCAAAAGACAAAAAGGTCGACACAAATGTTCTGGAAACTTCAGAACCGGACCTTGCTTTCCGTGAGCAG GTATCTCGGGTATTTGCGGACTGGTATCGTATAAATGAACTGCCTGGTGTGAACGATCAAATAGCTGCTCGTTTTGTTCTACAGTTGCAGCAAACTGGGTTGTTGAAAGCGGATGATGTGTCAGACCACTTTTTCCGCATTCTCTTG GATATTGCTGTACACCACTGTATAACTTCTGAGGGTGCTGTCCAATCTCATCAACAAACTCAGACTTTATCATTCCTTGCCATTGATATCTATGCATCACTTGTCTTTGCGATACTCAAG TTCtcctcaatcgaccatgctttaagcAAGCTGGCACTTCTTTCAAAG GTTTTAGCAGTGACTGTGAGATTTATTCAGAAGGATGCAGAGGAGAGGAAATCATCATTTAATCCTAGACCGTATTTTAGGTTATTTATCGACTGGCTTCTTGACCTGAATACTCTTGATCCAGTCTTCGAAGGTGCAAGCTTTCAG GTTTTGACTGCTCTAGCAACTTCTTTTCATGCCCTGCAGCCTCTGAGAGTTCCCGCCTTCAG TTTTGTATGGCTTGAGCTGATAAGTCACAGAAATTTCATGCCGAAACTGCTGAGTGGAAATGGTCAGAAGGGATGGCCGTATTTTCAACGCTTGCTGGTTGACTTGTTTCAATTCATGGAGCCTTTCTTGAGGAACGCTGAACTTGGCGAGCCG GTTCGTTTTCTGTACAAAGGAACACTGAGAGTGCTTTTGGTGTTGCTTCATGATTTTCCAGAGTTTCTTTGTGATTATCATTTTAGTTTATGTGATATCATTCCCCCAAGCTGCATTCAGATGCGGAATATAGTACTTAGTGCATTTCCTCGCAACATGAGGCTGCCTGATCCTTCAACTCCCAACTTGAAG ATTGATCTGTTAGCTGAGATTAGTCAATCACCTCGAATTCTCTCAGAGGTGGATGCAGCCTTGAAAGCCAAGCAAATGAAAAATGACGTGGATGAGTATTTGAAG GCGAAGCCACAAGGGAGTCAATTTATTCCCGAGTTGAAACAGAAACTGCTTCTTTCCCCGACTGTGGCTGCAAGAGCAGGAACGCGATACAACGTGCCTTTGATGAACTCCCTTGTACTTTACGTCGGGATGCAG GCCATCCAGCAGCTGCAGGCTAGAACCCCTCATGGACAACCAATGACAAGTAACGCTTCGCTGCAAATCCTGTTTGTGGGTGCTGCTTTGGACATCTTTCAAGCCCTAATCTTTGAGCTAGACACTGAAGGACGTTACCTCTTTCTGAATGCGGTTGCTAACCAATTGCGTTATCCCAACAACCACACACATTACTTTTCCTTTATCCTCCTTTACTTGTTTTCTGAGACCAACCAG GAGGCCATTCAGGAACAAATTACTAGAGTTCTGTTGGAGCGTTTGATTGTTAATCGACCTCACCCATGGGGTCTTCTGATCACTTTCATTGAGCTCATTAAG AATCCAAGGTACAACTTCTGGAGCAGATCATTCACAAGGTGTGTTCCTGAAATTGAGAAACTGTTCGAATCTGTTTCAAGATCGTGTGGTGGACCTAAACCAGTGGATGACAATGTGGTTGCTGGAGGCATATCTGATACTTTGCATTAG